From Amycolatopsis cihanbeyliensis, a single genomic window includes:
- a CDS encoding UvrD-helicase domain-containing protein, whose protein sequence is MTRVRFHADLHIHSKYSRACSKDCDLEHLTWWARRKGVTLVGTGDFTHPAWFDHLRECLVPAEQGLFRLREDLDADIVRRLPPSLAAGRVRFMLSVEISTIYKRAERTRKVHHLIYLPDFDAAAEFNRKLGRIGNLGSDGRPILGLDSRDLLEITLECGEGSYLVPAHIWTPWFAVLGSKSGFDAIEDCYADLADHIFALETGLSSDPEMNWKISALDRYRLVSNSDAHSPPMLGREATVFDTDLDFHAVRRALETGNGHAGSIEFFPEEGKYHVDGHRKCGVRMEPPETERHGGNCPECGKPLTVGVLNRVEELADRREGIRPEGAADFRCLVPLPEIMSEIVGTGPKSKKVLGQIDKLTAALGPELAILQDVPVDDIERHSPLLAEAVGRLRRGEVTRQPGYDGEYGVIRLFEPGELRRAGTIDAPALFDDGLFGLGESTPARAEPARPPRAPAEPPAPPQPSRPPEPASSPPPAASPSRLLDGLDPEQRAAAEVTGGPLLIIAGPGTGKTRTLTHRLAHLLTAYEVPPGQCLAITFTRRAAEEMSERLVALVPEHAPGVTVATFHALGVRILREQHERAGLPADFGIADANLRMEIATELAGDEKRAGRLLTELSRQRRTGGSDLELADAADRYLKALRQRNLVDFDDLVTLPVTLLESDPELVAAYRERYRWISVDEYQDVDEQQYRLLRLLAPADGNLTAIGDPDQAIYRFRGADVGFFLRFREDFPSAHTVRLTRNYRSSAKVLAAALGLIAPGTLVPGRALHPMGEHGDAPVGTHAATTEQAEASFVARTIEQLLGGASFHSLDSGRVDSDGTQGLGFSDFAVLYRTDRQARAVMDALTRAGLPFQKRSHDRLTDRPGVPAILAELNYLPTTEPPGGPAVSVPGRLRRAADACLERLPRNEERDAAAADLHTAFELLTPLAERCDEDLERFRTELLLGIEVDTWDPRADRVSLLTLHAAKGLEFPVVFVVGCEDGLLPLRWPGAAEKAADEETAEERRLLFVGMTRAQRHLYLSHVAERLRQGQPRTTTRSPFLADLDPEVCERVGDTPRRKPRETQLRLL, encoded by the coding sequence ATGACCCGGGTGCGTTTCCATGCCGATCTGCACATCCACTCCAAGTACTCCAGGGCTTGCAGCAAGGACTGTGATCTCGAGCATCTGACCTGGTGGGCCCGGCGTAAGGGCGTCACGCTCGTCGGGACGGGTGACTTCACCCATCCCGCGTGGTTCGACCACCTGCGCGAGTGCCTGGTCCCCGCCGAGCAGGGGCTGTTCCGGTTGCGCGAGGACCTGGACGCCGACATCGTCCGGAGGCTGCCACCGAGCCTGGCCGCGGGGCGGGTCCGGTTCATGCTGTCGGTGGAGATCTCCACGATCTACAAGCGCGCCGAGCGCACCCGCAAGGTGCACCATCTGATCTACCTGCCGGACTTCGACGCGGCCGCGGAGTTCAACCGCAAGCTCGGCCGGATCGGCAACCTCGGATCGGACGGCCGCCCCATCCTCGGGCTGGACTCCCGGGACCTGCTGGAGATCACCCTGGAATGCGGCGAGGGGTCCTACCTGGTGCCCGCGCACATCTGGACCCCGTGGTTCGCGGTGCTGGGTTCCAAATCCGGTTTCGACGCGATCGAGGACTGTTACGCCGATCTCGCCGACCACATCTTCGCGCTGGAGACGGGACTGTCCAGCGACCCGGAGATGAACTGGAAGATCAGCGCGCTGGACCGGTACCGGCTGGTCAGCAACTCCGACGCGCACTCACCGCCGATGCTGGGCAGGGAAGCCACGGTGTTCGACACCGACCTGGACTTCCACGCCGTGCGTCGCGCGCTGGAGACCGGAAACGGGCACGCCGGGTCGATCGAGTTCTTCCCCGAGGAGGGCAAGTACCACGTCGACGGGCACCGCAAGTGCGGCGTCCGGATGGAGCCGCCGGAGACCGAGCGGCACGGCGGCAACTGCCCGGAATGCGGCAAGCCGCTCACCGTCGGGGTGCTGAACAGGGTCGAGGAACTGGCCGACCGCCGGGAGGGCATCCGCCCCGAGGGCGCGGCGGACTTCCGCTGTCTCGTGCCGCTGCCGGAGATCATGAGCGAGATCGTCGGGACCGGGCCGAAAAGCAAGAAGGTGCTGGGGCAGATCGACAAACTCACCGCCGCGCTGGGGCCCGAGCTGGCGATTCTGCAGGACGTTCCGGTGGACGACATCGAACGGCACTCACCCCTGCTCGCCGAGGCCGTGGGCAGGCTGCGCCGCGGCGAGGTGACCAGGCAGCCCGGCTACGACGGCGAGTACGGCGTGATTCGCCTGTTCGAACCGGGGGAGCTGCGGCGGGCCGGAACGATCGACGCGCCCGCGCTGTTCGACGACGGGCTGTTCGGCCTCGGCGAGTCCACGCCGGCGCGGGCCGAGCCGGCGCGGCCGCCGCGTGCGCCGGCCGAGCCGCCCGCCCCGCCGCAGCCGTCGCGCCCGCCGGAGCCGGCGTCATCGCCACCGCCGGCCGCCTCGCCGAGCCGCCTGCTGGACGGGCTGGACCCGGAGCAGCGTGCCGCGGCGGAGGTCACCGGCGGCCCGTTGCTGATCATCGCGGGCCCCGGGACCGGCAAGACCCGCACCCTGACCCACCGGCTCGCGCACCTGCTGACGGCGTACGAGGTGCCACCGGGGCAGTGCCTGGCGATCACCTTCACCCGGCGCGCGGCCGAGGAGATGTCCGAACGGCTCGTCGCGCTGGTACCGGAACACGCGCCAGGGGTGACCGTGGCCACCTTCCACGCGCTCGGGGTCCGCATCCTGCGCGAGCAGCACGAGCGCGCCGGCCTGCCCGCCGACTTCGGCATCGCCGACGCGAACCTGCGGATGGAGATCGCCACCGAGCTGGCGGGGGACGAGAAGCGCGCGGGCAGGTTGCTCACCGAACTGTCCCGGCAGCGGCGCACCGGCGGGTCCGATCTCGAGCTGGCCGATGCCGCCGATCGCTATCTCAAGGCGTTGCGGCAGCGGAACCTGGTCGACTTCGACGACCTCGTCACGCTGCCGGTGACCCTGCTGGAGTCGGACCCGGAGCTGGTCGCGGCCTACCGGGAGCGGTACCGCTGGATCTCGGTGGACGAGTACCAGGACGTGGACGAGCAGCAGTACCGGCTGCTGCGCCTGCTCGCCCCCGCCGACGGCAACCTCACCGCCATCGGCGACCCCGACCAGGCCATCTACCGGTTCCGCGGTGCGGACGTCGGCTTCTTCCTGCGCTTCCGGGAGGACTTCCCGTCCGCGCACACCGTCCGGCTCACCCGCAACTACCGGTCCAGCGCGAAGGTGCTGGCCGCGGCACTGGGGCTGATCGCCCCCGGCACGCTGGTGCCCGGGCGCGCGCTGCACCCGATGGGGGAGCACGGCGACGCCCCGGTCGGCACGCATGCCGCGACCACCGAGCAGGCCGAGGCCTCGTTCGTGGCGCGCACCATCGAGCAGCTACTCGGCGGCGCCTCGTTCCATTCGCTGGACAGCGGCAGGGTGGACTCCGACGGCACCCAGGGGCTGGGATTCTCCGACTTCGCCGTGCTCTACCGGACCGACCGGCAGGCACGTGCCGTCATGGACGCGCTGACCAGGGCGGGTCTGCCGTTCCAGAAACGCTCGCACGACCGGCTGACCGACCGCCCCGGCGTGCCGGCGATCCTCGCCGAGCTGAACTACCTGCCCACCACCGAACCGCCCGGCGGCCCGGCGGTCTCCGTGCCGGGACGGCTACGTCGGGCCGCGGACGCCTGCCTGGAGCGCCTGCCGCGCAACGAGGAACGCGATGCCGCCGCGGCGGACCTGCATACCGCCTTCGAGCTGCTCACGCCGCTCGCCGAGCGCTGCGACGAGGACCTGGAACGCTTCCGCACCGAATTGCTGCTCGGGATCGAGGTGGACACCTGGGACCCCCGAGCCGACCGGGTGTCCCTGCTGACCCTGCACGCGGCGAAGGGGCTGGAGTTCCCGGTGGTGTTCGTGGT
- a CDS encoding mechanosensitive ion channel family protein has product MPTQIARANAITEWFNENSSEMISGLINIVIVIVVALVLRAVLGRVIDQLAKRMVNSRDRLSKTRAAGRIVKSGEASRGERQRQRARTVASVLKSVATFVILGIAFVTVLGQIGVNIGPILASAGVLGLAIGFGAQSLVQDFLSGLFMIAEDQYGVGDVIDAGEAVGTVEAVTLRVTRIRDLNGGLWHVRNGEIMRVCNMNQDWANAVIELPLDYSVDVEQAKEVIQLNIDQFADDPEYAPKIIERPDISGVVSIGNGAVTVRVMVTTQPGEQWALGRALRGHLKSGLDRANIKVAYPVLPVTGAGAAQQG; this is encoded by the coding sequence GTGCCTACTCAGATAGCGCGGGCCAACGCGATCACCGAGTGGTTCAACGAGAACTCCAGCGAGATGATCTCCGGCCTGATCAACATCGTGATCGTCATCGTGGTCGCGCTCGTGCTGCGGGCGGTGCTCGGTCGCGTGATAGACCAGTTGGCCAAGCGGATGGTGAACTCCCGCGACCGGCTCAGCAAGACGAGGGCGGCCGGCCGCATCGTGAAGTCCGGCGAGGCCTCACGCGGGGAGCGGCAGCGGCAGCGCGCGCGGACCGTCGCCTCCGTGTTGAAGAGCGTGGCCACCTTCGTCATCCTCGGAATCGCCTTCGTGACCGTGCTCGGGCAGATCGGCGTCAACATCGGGCCGATCCTGGCCAGCGCCGGGGTACTCGGCCTCGCGATCGGGTTCGGGGCGCAGAGCCTGGTGCAGGACTTCCTCTCCGGGCTGTTCATGATCGCCGAGGACCAGTACGGCGTGGGGGACGTGATCGACGCCGGAGAGGCGGTCGGCACCGTGGAGGCGGTCACCCTGCGGGTCACCAGGATCCGTGATCTCAACGGCGGCCTGTGGCACGTGCGCAACGGCGAGATCATGCGCGTCTGCAACATGAACCAGGACTGGGCCAACGCCGTGATCGAACTCCCGCTGGACTACTCGGTGGACGTGGAGCAGGCCAAGGAGGTCATCCAGCTCAACATCGACCAGTTCGCCGACGACCCCGAGTACGCTCCCAAGATCATCGAACGCCCGGACATCAGCGGCGTGGTGAGCATCGGCAACGGCGCGGTGACCGTGCGGGTGATGGTCACCACGCAGCCGGGCGAGCAGTGGGCGCTCGGCAGGGCGCTGCGCGGCCACCTGAAGAGCGGGCTGGACAGGGCGAACATCAAGGTCGCCTACCCGGTGCTGCCGGTCACCGGCGCCGGTGCCGCGCAGCAGGGGTGA
- a CDS encoding peptidoglycan recognition protein family protein — translation MTTFVSRSEWGARSPRNVSRSITPQHGGVTVHYVDAGNIARQNHDECAGQVRAIQNHHMDGKEWSDIAYTYLVCIHDYIFAGRGTGVRTAANGTTSGNQNWYAVCGLVGGADPVPDELVAAYRAAIARLRGAGGAAEEINGHRDHLATSCPGDRLYALVRDDSLDPRQAAVPPWPGVYLSYPPITYHRSVTVWQRRMRELGWSLTVDGAYGPGSKSACTAFQRERGLGVDGIVGQNTWDACWS, via the coding sequence ATGACCACATTCGTCAGCCGGTCGGAGTGGGGCGCGCGGTCGCCGAGGAACGTCTCGCGCAGCATCACACCGCAGCACGGCGGGGTGACCGTCCACTATGTCGACGCCGGCAACATCGCCCGGCAGAATCATGACGAATGCGCCGGCCAGGTGCGCGCGATTCAGAACCATCACATGGACGGAAAAGAGTGGTCGGATATCGCGTACACCTATCTGGTGTGCATTCACGACTATATTTTCGCCGGCCGTGGAACGGGCGTGCGTACCGCGGCGAACGGCACGACGTCCGGAAATCAGAACTGGTACGCGGTATGCGGTCTGGTGGGTGGAGCGGACCCGGTTCCGGACGAGTTGGTCGCGGCGTACCGGGCGGCGATCGCCCGGTTGCGCGGCGCGGGCGGCGCGGCCGAGGAGATCAACGGTCACCGGGACCACCTGGCCACCTCCTGCCCCGGCGACCGGCTCTACGCCCTCGTGCGGGACGACTCGCTGGACCCCCGGCAGGCCGCGGTGCCGCCGTGGCCGGGGGTGTACCTGTCCTACCCGCCGATCACCTACCACCGCAGCGTCACCGTCTGGCAGCGACGGATGCGCGAGCTCGGCTGGTCCCTGACCGTGGACGGGGCCTACGGGCCGGGGTCGAAGTCCGCCTGCACCGCGTTCCAGCGGGAACGCGGGCTTGGCGTGGACGGCATCGTGGGCCAGAACACCTGGGACGCGTGCTGGTCCTGA